The sequence aaatatatacataatgattgattatatataagataataaattatctcattttatgtgttatataatgttttaatatataatataaaatatgtaatatcatgtaaaaagaaattttaaaaagaaacaaactacTGTATAAAGACTCGTCTTGTTGGCTGAATGTCCAACGCCATAGCCAGTCAACTCACTATACTTTTCTAACATCACAAAACACTACCAACTAGTTAATAACTAGATTCTGCAATGGCAGCGGAGGGCATTGAAGAACTCCCTCGTTCTTATCCTCATCCTCCTCCCTCTGATCTTCCACTGCCACCGCCACCTCCTTCTCAGCTTTCTTCCTGGAGATACGATGTTTTTCTCAGCTTTAGCGGTCAAGACACCCGCGAGAACTTCACTGACCATCTCTACACTGGTCTAGTTGAGAGAGGCATCAAGACATATAGAGATGATAAGAAACTAGCAAGGGGAAATGTCATTACCGCAACCCTTCTACGAGCAATCGAGAGATCGAGGATGTCCATCATTGTTTTCTCCAAAAATTATGCTGCTTCGAGATGGTGCTTGGATGAGCTTGTAAAGATTGTTAAATGCAACAAGCTTACGGGACATATGATTTTACCAGTTTTCTTGAATGTAAAGCCAGATCATGTATCTAAGCAAACTGGTGCTTATAGGAAAGCTTTTAGAGATCATGAAAAGGAGTTCAAGAAGAAGAGGGTTGATAAGTGGAGGAATGCTCTTAAAAAGGTTACTGACGTAAGTGGATGGGACAAGGACAATTACAGGTAATTTTGAACATTCATTCATGAacttaattcattattttgtttctcttttttgttgattcttattagattttttttaagataattatgaaaattaatgaatattgtTCTTGTGGATCCCTGAATTTGCAAAGTGGGGAGTGGGTTGCTTCTGTAACAACCGAGCTGATTGACTTATAGTTGACTTGTTTTTATTGAATTGGTAGACTCCTGCTCTTTTTATTGCTAACTAACtaaacaattttcttttttcccgtTTCAGATCTGAGTCGAagttaatcaaaataattggaCATAAGATATTACGTAAACTGAGAAAAGCAGGCCCAAGTGTTGACAAGCAACTACACCAATTGGATTCCAAAGTAAAGGAAATGAATTTGAAGTTATATGAAGAGTTGGATGATATTGGTACCATAAGGTTCTGCGGGCTGCGGTGGGGCAGAAAAATATGGGATAGTGCTCAAGAAAACAATCTGACAAGGAAAAGGCAGCACTCCAAACAGGTTCATGTAATTGTTGATGAAGTGTATAAATTAGAACAATTGGTATCTTTTTCTAGAAAGCAAGATTGGTTTGGCCCTGGAAGCAGAATCATCATATCATCTGGTGATCCCAGTGAAAATATCATGGATGTTCTTCATATAAGTTTTGATGGACCGACAGGTAGGGACAAGGTCATTTTCTTGGACATTGTGTGTTTCTTCAAAGAGATGAATGAAGATCATACAATGAGAATTAAGAAGCTACTATTTGGTGGTGGCTTGCACATAAGCAATATTGGCACAAAGGTTCTTATTGATACATTTACAATAACCATTTCTGATGATCACAATCTCTTGATCCACGACAGAAGACACAACATGCTGGTAAGATCTCAAAGTTTTGGATGATATCTTGCTGTTAGGGAGGGACTTTGGCAGATTTGCACAGGAGCCCAGATGACAAACCAATCTGTTCAAGAAAGATATAAAGAAATGAAGCTTTCTTGGACAATTGTGTTTGTAATCTTGGATGATATGCATAGATATCtcaaatgtaaaattataGTATAGATCAGGCTGCTGACATTGAATGACAATCCAATAAGAGACCGACATAtggaaaagtgaaaaattagtGAGtagttagtttttttattatttaatgaatagtttagtaggtaatgttttaatgttttaattttttta is a genomic window of Ricinus communis isolate WT05 ecotype wild-type chromosome 2, ASM1957865v1, whole genome shotgun sequence containing:
- the LOC8283240 gene encoding uncharacterized protein LOC8283240, which translates into the protein MAAEGIEELPRSYPHPPPSDLPLPPPPPSQLSSWRYDVFLSFSGQDTRENFTDHLYTGLVERGIKTYRDDKKLARGNVITATLLRAIERSRMSIIVFSKNYAASRWCLDELVKIVKCNKLTGHMILPVFLNVKPDHVSKQTGAYRKAFRDHEKEFKKKRVDKWRNALKKVTDVSGWDKDNYRSESKLIKIIGHKILRKLRKAGPSVDKQLHQLDSKVKEMNLKLYEELDDIGTIRFCGLRWGRKIWDSAQENNLTRKRQHSKQVHVIVDEVYKLEQLVSFSRKQDWFGPGSRIIISSGDPSENIMDVLHISFDGPTGRDKVIFLDIVCFFKEMNEDHTMRIKKLLFGGGLHISNIGTKVLIDTFTITISDDHNLLIHDRRHNMLEIREIDGLTWKVFPSKPKSTKGTNSLEPQSNGAPLTQVSKPRSEVEDSTEPSKTEATPLKETFFLHKFQKEPTTPETGILSVPETLVSLQQIPVGDEIEAIKAKTHVYANATPAQAEKEAEEEATSPPDGPKAPGCSTVLSSQSSSGVQLPNVLGKLSDETKTGLSSSPALSRDILQEKKQALGGYLNMSLEAINQAGIFNQIKETVCSLVQHVPDLYERENLEKLMSRLAEFKESVPGTVITAETAQVQRKSLLGKSKELSASLLEEQEKLSSLEVKLSRITEEEERLEMEIQELIARKEKLLDSKRLTALQLERTNKKASKDQANWNKMEEQIKQANDNYYEAKEKLALANASWKFFKECLEL